A single genomic interval of Lepidochelys kempii isolate rLepKem1 chromosome 13, rLepKem1.hap2, whole genome shotgun sequence harbors:
- the ZBP1 gene encoding Z-DNA-binding protein 1 isoform X1, which yields MANAPSSAASQMEQLIWDHLRTAATPKKASEIACACSLKKQEANKVLYKLRKEGKVEKQSVDNKWVVWTDDTEVGCHQKTAQLKSDDTALVPLHQAVNTVTPVKDDHRLSENQKKIYQFLSENGSCRALAIAKHMGKKTQKEVNADLYALQKKHILSQEEDTKLWSVYGQGTGYKATNPGANKEAETVIIQHNPTNIIYQGGVQNTISIADSRATQIGNYNSLNLDKKDDSRPTVPSLRAASENADMLPCEVEAKTTTQGVQEIDVTESTLKNTVIGNDNQMNIIMKNFVDSREEHLDQYGTPEKNPFGDILSASSGLSLKISTSRPGERRAPFQRVSINKSQMENVMIGNSNQMSVHEQCGSASLADEETNEEEDVSDSNLISEQSKWTSCDDNSMDQSSDISILCEKLQDVIIGNNNYLNVEETADTERGEGDEDI from the exons CTTCACAAATGGAACAACTCATCTGGGACCACTTAAGGACAGCTGCCACTCCAAAGAAGGCCTCTGAGATTGCCTGCGCATGTTCGCTTAAAAAACAGGAAGCCAACAAAGTGCTGTACAAGCTGCGTAAGGAGGGAAAGGTTGAGAAGCAGAGTGTCGATAACAAATGGGTTGTCTGGACAGATGACACAGAGGTGGGATGTCATCAGAAAACCGCCCAGTTGAAAAGCG ATGACACTGCCCTAGTCCCATTGCACCAGGCTGTGAACACTGTGACTCCTGTGAAAGATGACCACAGACTGTCAGAAAATC AGAAAAAGATTTACCagtttctgtcagaaaatggaTCTTGCCGTGCATTAGCCATTGCCAAACATATGGGAAAGAAGACACAAAAGGAAGTCAATGCAGATTTATACGCGCTGCAGAAAAAACATATCCTCAGCCAGGAGGAAGACACAAAGCTTTGGTCAGTTTACGGACAGGGCACAG GTTACAAAGCAACAAATCCTGGAGCAAATAAGGAAGCAGAGACAGTTATTATTCAGCATAATCCAACAAACATTATCTATCAGGGAGGAGTGCAAAACACCATCTCTATAGCTGATTCCAGAGCTACTCAAATTGGAAACTACAACTCACTGAATCTGGATAAAAAAGATG ATTCTAGACCAACTGTTCCAAGTCTTAGGGCTGCATCAGAGAATGCTGATATGTTGCCCTGTGAAGTAGAAGCTAAAACAACCACCCAGGGTGTTCAGGAAATTGATGTCACCGAGTCCACACTCAAGAATACTGTCATTGGTAATGATAATCAAATGAATATCATTATGAAGAACTTCGTTGACAGTCGAGAGGAGCATCTAGACCAATATGGCACTCCAGAAAAGA ATCCATTTGGTGACATTCTTTCTGCCAGCTCTGGACTGTCACTGAAAATTAGCACCTCCCGCCCCGGGGAAAGGAGAGCTCCATTTCAAAGAGTCAGCATCAACAAGTCTCAGATGGAGAACGTCATGATCGGAAACAGCAATCAAATGAGTGTTCATGAGCAGTGTGGTTCTGCCAGCCTTGCAGATGAGGAGACAAATGAGGAAGAAGATGTTTCAG ATTCCAACTTGATTTCGGAGCAAAGCAAATGGACATCCTGTGATGATAACAGCATGGATCAGTCAAGTGACATTTCCATCCTTTGTGAAAAGCTGCAAGATGTAATAATTGGGAACAACAACTACCTGAATGTAGAAGAAACTGCAGATACTGAGAGGGGTGAAGGAGATGAAGACATATAA
- the ZBP1 gene encoding Z-DNA-binding protein 1 isoform X3, whose protein sequence is MANAPSSAASQMEQLIWDHLRTAATPKKASEIACACSLKKQEANKVLYKLRKEGKVEKQSVDNKWVVWTDDTEVGCHQKTAQLKSDDTALVPLHQAVNTVTPVKDDHRLSENRYKATNPGANKEAETVIIQHNPTNIIYQGGVQNTISIADSRATQIGNYNSLNLDKKDDSRPTVPSLRAASENADMLPCEVEAKTTTQGVQEIDVTESTLKNTVIGNDNQMNIIMKNFVDSREEHLDQYGTPEKNPFGDILSASSGLSLKISTSRPGERRAPFQRVSINKSQMENVMIGNSNQMSVHEQCGSASLADEETNEEEDVSDSNLISEQSKWTSCDDNSMDQSSDISILCEKLQDVIIGNNNYLNVEETADTERGEGDEDI, encoded by the exons CTTCACAAATGGAACAACTCATCTGGGACCACTTAAGGACAGCTGCCACTCCAAAGAAGGCCTCTGAGATTGCCTGCGCATGTTCGCTTAAAAAACAGGAAGCCAACAAAGTGCTGTACAAGCTGCGTAAGGAGGGAAAGGTTGAGAAGCAGAGTGTCGATAACAAATGGGTTGTCTGGACAGATGACACAGAGGTGGGATGTCATCAGAAAACCGCCCAGTTGAAAAGCG ATGACACTGCCCTAGTCCCATTGCACCAGGCTGTGAACACTGTGACTCCTGTGAAAGATGACCACAGACTGTCAGAAAATC GTTACAAAGCAACAAATCCTGGAGCAAATAAGGAAGCAGAGACAGTTATTATTCAGCATAATCCAACAAACATTATCTATCAGGGAGGAGTGCAAAACACCATCTCTATAGCTGATTCCAGAGCTACTCAAATTGGAAACTACAACTCACTGAATCTGGATAAAAAAGATG ATTCTAGACCAACTGTTCCAAGTCTTAGGGCTGCATCAGAGAATGCTGATATGTTGCCCTGTGAAGTAGAAGCTAAAACAACCACCCAGGGTGTTCAGGAAATTGATGTCACCGAGTCCACACTCAAGAATACTGTCATTGGTAATGATAATCAAATGAATATCATTATGAAGAACTTCGTTGACAGTCGAGAGGAGCATCTAGACCAATATGGCACTCCAGAAAAGA ATCCATTTGGTGACATTCTTTCTGCCAGCTCTGGACTGTCACTGAAAATTAGCACCTCCCGCCCCGGGGAAAGGAGAGCTCCATTTCAAAGAGTCAGCATCAACAAGTCTCAGATGGAGAACGTCATGATCGGAAACAGCAATCAAATGAGTGTTCATGAGCAGTGTGGTTCTGCCAGCCTTGCAGATGAGGAGACAAATGAGGAAGAAGATGTTTCAG ATTCCAACTTGATTTCGGAGCAAAGCAAATGGACATCCTGTGATGATAACAGCATGGATCAGTCAAGTGACATTTCCATCCTTTGTGAAAAGCTGCAAGATGTAATAATTGGGAACAACAACTACCTGAATGTAGAAGAAACTGCAGATACTGAGAGGGGTGAAGGAGATGAAGACATATAA
- the ZBP1 gene encoding Z-DNA-binding protein 1 isoform X2, which produces MEQLIWDHLRTAATPKKASEIACACSLKKQEANKVLYKLRKEGKVEKQSVDNKWVVWTDDTEVGCHQKTAQLKSDDTALVPLHQAVNTVTPVKDDHRLSENQKKIYQFLSENGSCRALAIAKHMGKKTQKEVNADLYALQKKHILSQEEDTKLWSVYGQGTGYKATNPGANKEAETVIIQHNPTNIIYQGGVQNTISIADSRATQIGNYNSLNLDKKDDSRPTVPSLRAASENADMLPCEVEAKTTTQGVQEIDVTESTLKNTVIGNDNQMNIIMKNFVDSREEHLDQYGTPEKNPFGDILSASSGLSLKISTSRPGERRAPFQRVSINKSQMENVMIGNSNQMSVHEQCGSASLADEETNEEEDVSDSNLISEQSKWTSCDDNSMDQSSDISILCEKLQDVIIGNNNYLNVEETADTERGEGDEDI; this is translated from the exons ATGGAACAACTCATCTGGGACCACTTAAGGACAGCTGCCACTCCAAAGAAGGCCTCTGAGATTGCCTGCGCATGTTCGCTTAAAAAACAGGAAGCCAACAAAGTGCTGTACAAGCTGCGTAAGGAGGGAAAGGTTGAGAAGCAGAGTGTCGATAACAAATGGGTTGTCTGGACAGATGACACAGAGGTGGGATGTCATCAGAAAACCGCCCAGTTGAAAAGCG ATGACACTGCCCTAGTCCCATTGCACCAGGCTGTGAACACTGTGACTCCTGTGAAAGATGACCACAGACTGTCAGAAAATC AGAAAAAGATTTACCagtttctgtcagaaaatggaTCTTGCCGTGCATTAGCCATTGCCAAACATATGGGAAAGAAGACACAAAAGGAAGTCAATGCAGATTTATACGCGCTGCAGAAAAAACATATCCTCAGCCAGGAGGAAGACACAAAGCTTTGGTCAGTTTACGGACAGGGCACAG GTTACAAAGCAACAAATCCTGGAGCAAATAAGGAAGCAGAGACAGTTATTATTCAGCATAATCCAACAAACATTATCTATCAGGGAGGAGTGCAAAACACCATCTCTATAGCTGATTCCAGAGCTACTCAAATTGGAAACTACAACTCACTGAATCTGGATAAAAAAGATG ATTCTAGACCAACTGTTCCAAGTCTTAGGGCTGCATCAGAGAATGCTGATATGTTGCCCTGTGAAGTAGAAGCTAAAACAACCACCCAGGGTGTTCAGGAAATTGATGTCACCGAGTCCACACTCAAGAATACTGTCATTGGTAATGATAATCAAATGAATATCATTATGAAGAACTTCGTTGACAGTCGAGAGGAGCATCTAGACCAATATGGCACTCCAGAAAAGA ATCCATTTGGTGACATTCTTTCTGCCAGCTCTGGACTGTCACTGAAAATTAGCACCTCCCGCCCCGGGGAAAGGAGAGCTCCATTTCAAAGAGTCAGCATCAACAAGTCTCAGATGGAGAACGTCATGATCGGAAACAGCAATCAAATGAGTGTTCATGAGCAGTGTGGTTCTGCCAGCCTTGCAGATGAGGAGACAAATGAGGAAGAAGATGTTTCAG ATTCCAACTTGATTTCGGAGCAAAGCAAATGGACATCCTGTGATGATAACAGCATGGATCAGTCAAGTGACATTTCCATCCTTTGTGAAAAGCTGCAAGATGTAATAATTGGGAACAACAACTACCTGAATGTAGAAGAAACTGCAGATACTGAGAGGGGTGAAGGAGATGAAGACATATAA